The Mytilus trossulus isolate FHL-02 chromosome 3, PNRI_Mtr1.1.1.hap1, whole genome shotgun sequence genome contains a region encoding:
- the LOC134710187 gene encoding adhesive plaque matrix protein-like, with protein MIAAQIILGTLVIAALCGTGYSFHKCESAGNGYCTRHYCKYGYYLETDPKLSDCNDYKNCCRRNKPGYGGYDAKYEPEYAPQYAPQYAPQYAPEYKPSYKPAYEPAYKPSYKPAYKPTYAPAYKPTYKPAYKPSYKPAYKPTYAPAYKPSYAPQYKPSYAREYKPNY; from the exons ATGATCGCAGCCCAAATAATCCTCGGAACTTTAGTAATCGCCGCTCTGTGCGGTACAG GTTACTCGTTCCATAAGTGTGAAAGTGCAGGAAATGGCTATTGCACCCGTCACTATTGTAAATATGGTTACTATCTGGAAACGGACCCAAAACTAAGTGATTGTAATGACTATAAAAATTGTTGTCGACGTAACA AACCTGGATATGGAGGATATGATGCAAAATATGAACCAGAATATGCACCACAATATGCACCACAATATGCACCACAATATGCACCAGAATACAAGCCATCATATAAGCCAGCATATGAACCAGCATATAAGCCATCATATAAGCCAGCATATAAGCCAACATATGCACCAGCATATAAACCAACATATAAGCCAGCATATAAGCCATCATATAAGCCAGCATATAAACCAACATATGCACCAGCATATAAGCCATCATATGCACCACAATACAAGCCATCATATGCACGAGAATATAAGCCAAATTATTAA